Proteins encoded together in one Gadus chalcogrammus isolate NIFS_2021 chromosome 18, NIFS_Gcha_1.0, whole genome shotgun sequence window:
- the LOC130371201 gene encoding NHL repeat-containing protein 3-like: MKKRSHTCLLATTMASILLLMMVLYGSISSHQHQESTPFRHDYQLLGRPLFKLDISWPKYPELFRGAVFAVAVNHYGEVVYVAQRGDAVPKVLVFTTSGDFLMAWNTSTLEMPHGIFLADPESSNPTIWITDVGNGPYGHCVKQYSPSGNLLQVLGTPGTAGSRLSPLQFDQPAEVFVHGSGEIYLVDGDGGANNRLIKLSKDLEVLWVHGERGPGLAQFYIPHSVTVDGYQRVWVADRGNKRIQVFDAVTGDWLATWGSCFPEDAPYSVRLTPDKKYMVVVQLNVNRVSLLEAPPVGVVGQCKVVGMIRLPDDVKPHLVDVDQKTGALYVAEIGAGQAQKYVPIHQDGGAFY, encoded by the exons ATGAAAAAGAGAAGTCACACCTGCCTCCTCGCGACCACCATGGCCTCCATCCTCCTGCTTATGATGGTGCTGTACGGCTCCATCAGCAGCCATCAGCACCAAGAGAGCACCCCTTTCAGACACGACTACCAGCTACTGGGGAGACCTCTGTTCAAACTGGACATATCGTGGCCCAAGTACCCAGAGCTTTTCAGAGGTGCTGTGTTTGCAGTGGCTGTGAACCACTACGGAGAGGTGGTCTATGTGGCACAGAGAG GTGATGCTGTACCCAAGGTATTGGTCTTCACGACCAGTGGAGACTTCCTGATGGCCTGGAACACCAGTACCTTGGAGATGCCTCACGGGATATTTCTAGCAGACCCAGAGTCATCTAACCCCACCATTTGGATCACAGACGTGGGGAATGGCCCATATGGCCACTGCGTCAAACAGTACTCCCCCTCCGGGAACCTCCTTCAG GTGCTTGGGACCCCGGGCACGGCCGGCTCCAGGCTCAGCCCCCTGCAGTTCGACCAGCCGGCTGAGGTGTTCGTCCACGGCTCCGGGGAGATCTACCTGGTGGACGGGGACGGCGGGGCCAACAACCGGCTGATCAAGCTGTCCAAGGACCTGGAGGTGCTGTGGGTCCACGGGGAGCGGGGCCCGGGCCTGGCCCAGTTCTACATCCCCCACAGCGTCACGGTGGACGGCTACCAGCGGGTCTGGGTGGCCGACCGCGGCAACAAGAGGATCCAGGTGTTCGACGCGGTCACGGGGGACTGGCTGGCCACCTGGGGCAGCTGCTTCCCCGAGGACGCGCCCTACTCCGTCCGGCTCACCCCCGACAAGAAGTACATGGTGGTCGTACAGCTCAACGTCAACCGGGTCTCTCTGCTGGAGGCCCCGCCCGTGGGCGTGGTCGGCCAGTGCAAGGTGGTGGGCATGATTCGGTTACCAGATGATGTCAAGCCCCACCTGGTGGACGTGGACCAGAAGACGGGCGCTCTGTACGTGGCGGAGATAGGGGCGGGGCAAGCCCAGAAGTATGTCCCCATTCACCAGGATGGGGGCGCCTTCTACTGA